One window of Drosophila busckii strain San Diego stock center, stock number 13000-0081.31 chromosome 3L, ASM1175060v1, whole genome shotgun sequence genomic DNA carries:
- the LOC108599116 gene encoding zinc carboxypeptidase, with product MFGYLAILLGCLSLAQSTPQVRYDDYKVYEVKIENLQQLQLLNAQEQRLQLSSWREPRFAGDSADVMLPAESVQAFEQLLQRQHLNYSLKISNVQDLIDAQRPKQRLSHMEWTQYHTLDEIYAWLDDLQSKYASIVTAFTIGKSHEGRPIRGIKISHRPGNSAVFIESNIHAREWITSASITYFIDELLVPSKPGVRHIAQTVDWYIIPVLNVDGFVYSHESERLWRKSRLLSDPTGACVGTDLNRNFDYRWMEIGASADPCSQTYAGPFAESDPEINQLTRYINESIPAGSIKIYISLHSYGQYLLSPWGHTDAEFPEHYPQMMGVAKGFADALVRRYGTVFTYGSSATTLYAVSGSGKEWAYAVKNITIPYTIELRDKGQLGFLLPPEDIIPVAREVTDGFVGMIEAARGIQVL from the exons cagctgctgaatGCGCAGGAGCAAAGGCTTCAG CTGAGCAGCTGGCGTGAGCCGCGTTTTGCTGGCGATAGTGCTGATGTGATGCTGCCAGCGGAGAGTGTCCAAGcttttgagcagctgctgcagcgccaacACTTGAACTACAGCCTGAAGATCAGCAATGTGCAGGACTTAATCGATGCGCAGCGCCCCAAGCAGCGCTTGAGTCACATGGAATGGACACAGTATCATACGCTTGATGAAATCTACGCCTGGCTGGATGATCTGCAATCCAAGTATGCCAGCATTGTTACAGCTTTTACCATAGGCAAGTCCCATGAGGGGCGGCCCATACGCGGCATCAAGATCTCGCATCGGCCCGGCAACAGCGCCGTCTTCATAGAGTCCAACATACATGCGCGTGAGTGGATCACCTCGGCCAGCATTACGTACTTTATCGATGAGCTGCTGGTGCCCAGTAAGCCGGGTGTGCGTCACATTGCCCAAACTGTCGACTGGTATATCATACCGGTGCTGAATGTGGACGGCTTTGTCTACTCGCATGAGTCG GAGCGACTCTGGCGCAAATCGCGGCTGCTATCGGATCCCACGGGTGCGTGCGTAGGCACAGATTTGAATCGTAACTTTGACTATCGCTGGATGG aaattGGCGCATCGGCTGATCCCTGTTCGCAGACCTATGCGGGTCCCTTTGCCGAGTCCGATCCGGAGATCAATCAGCTAACGCGCTATATCAACGAGTCCATACCGGCAGGCAGCATTAAGATTTACATTTCACTGCATTCCTATGGACAATATTTGCTCTCGCCTTGGGGGCATACGGATGCAGAGTTTCCGGAGCACTATCCACAAATGATGGGCGTGGCTAAGGGATTTGCGGATGCTTTGGTCAGACGCTATGGCACTGTCTTTACTTATGGCTCCAGTGCCACAACGCTCT ATGCAGTTTCTGGTTCTGGCAAGGAGTGGGCCTATGCTGTAAAGAATATAACCATTCCATATACCATAGAGCTGCGCGACAAGGGCCAGCTGGGCTTTCTACTGCCGCCCGAGGATATTATTCCTGTGGCTCGTGAGGTTACCGATGGCTTCGTAGGCATGATCGAAGCAGCTCGTGGCATACAAGTCTTATAA